The nucleotide sequence GTCGGGGTGTCTTCGTCTGAGTGCGCGTCGTGGCTCACACCGTGGTGCTGGTGATGGTGCGCGTGATGATcatgatggtggtggtgatgatggtggctGCTGTGGTCCAGCTCCGGGGATTCCCCGCGCACCAGCCCTGCATGCATGAGACTCTGGCCGGTGTGCGCGCTGAGCATCCCGTTGACAGTGAACCCTCCGGGCTGAGAGTAAATCAGAGattgctgctgttgctgatgCTGCTGCCCCTCACTGATGCTGATGTGCGTAGAGGAGCCTCCCCAACTTCCCGCGTGCGCCTGATGATTTCCTAGATGTGGGGATCTGTGGTGCAGAGAGGAGCCTGGGTGGaggtcctctctgtttctcttgacGTCCTGTGGCTGGGAGCTGGGGGGCCACGGGGAGCCAGCCTCGGCTGCAGCCACTGCAGCTGCGGCTGCTGCGGCTGCCGCGTGAGGCAACGATGTAACCCACTGGTGGGCATGGCTCAGCATGTGGCCACCGTTGCTCCCCACCATGGCACCCTGCATAAAGTCACTCTGCACCATCTTGACTGAAGGGTCTCCTCTGTAACCTGAAGACACCGTGGTGACAGCGGGGCTGCCCGGCTGCATGCCGCCTCCTCTCCGGTCAGAGTGAAGGACCGGGCCGGATAAAATCCTGCTGCTGGCGAGGTATGGGCTCGAAGTTGCTGTTGCCATGTCCCAAAGCATCAATGTGATGgtgtatttctttcttctgaAGTCTCAGTTTATTCTAATCCATCGGTAAATTCAGTCTCAGCATGAGCGACAAAAGTAGCTTTAAAAAAGTGATGCGAAATCACTCTAGAGAGTCAAAAAGAAGTTCTGCACATGCAAAGAAGTGTTTGATAAATACACTTTATGTAATTCCtgtgtaaagaaaacacaatagTGCTCCAAACTTTTTGCTGTCCCGGGAGCTCCGCTGTGCGTAATCCACCAACCTGGTAATATAGGAAACACCGTCTCCAGTCCAAACAAAGCAGCCTTGAAATCGCTCCCAGAAGACCCGTTTCTCTGATGCAGACGCTTAATAAAAGCGATTcaattttaaagacataaacTTTAAAGCCTTATTGGTTCTCCAGTTTTCGTTTACTCCATCTGCTCTATCCGATGCGTCCTCCACGGAGCGAGGGAGACGAGCATGTGTGTTTACGTTGTGCCAAAGCTGCGTATTCCTTTCCCATCTCCATCCAATTAGAGTAGAAAGGCGCTGCAGAGCTCCCGCTGATTGGACGCAcggacagagaggagtgtgtgctTTTCATTCGAGCCTCGGGTGAATAAAAGTTATAGGTGcagggaaaaaagcaacaaagagcTAAAATATTCagaattcaaaaaaaaaaagaaaaagacgcAGAGCAGTGCATGTGTCTTTGCGGACGCGCAAAGTGAATTATATTGAGAGACATGGTAAGACAttctgtaacaaaacaaaacgtCCTCCATAGTATATAAAACGAATAAGAAGTGACGAAGAGTATGAACGCTTATTATTAATATCCAATCTTTTAAACAAATTACGATCTCATCTACCGAAAAACGTGATACAAAACTCAAAGAATACGTCCCATAGGTGGTTGTATACTATCTCTTTGAACTTAACACAGCAACTGAGGCCTATGTCAAGGAGTATTCTTTGGGTACATAGGAGGATTGTACGCGTCATGCATCTTAATGCGCTCTGCTTTTCTCATGGTAAAGGAAAGGCCACAGTGGCGTGACGCACAGCTACAACGCGCGCTACACCAGTGAGCACAAAAACCGGTCAGCACTTCGATATTTACATCCTCAGAAAACAGGCTGGTTTTGGTGGGACCTTTTAATGCTGGTCAGATTATGGATCGTATGTTAAATAAACGTGTCTTTGGGAGCTTTCGCCTCGGATTTCAAGGCCTTCAGAGAGTAAAACATCGACTGAAACGCAGGAAGTTTTGTGAGCAGAAGAGAGACCAGGTGCAGCCTTATAAATGTGCTAATTTATGTTTTTCAGCGGATTTGTCTTGGATCGTTTCCAAAAGGTAAAAGATAAATGGTCAGACGAAAATGTGTTTGCCCAATCTGCAAGTGAAACAGACTTTTAATACAGCATTCAAatacacctccacctccactgaGTTCAAAGCTATGTTTATCCAAAGTTTGAACAAGAAACGCAGTTTTGTAGAAATAAGAATATGCTTTATGATTCGTcagcaaagttttttttttttctcctggatCTCTTTTGTAATTAAGCTGTGCTGAGGCTCTTAAAAAGCAGATGACAGCCTCAGCTAAAGttagtttttcattcatttcattgaGTAATGCAGATACAATTTATCAAAACACAGTTGATgaactttgaaataaacatgctCTCAAGTTTAGATGGAAAATGACGCACAGGGAAACAATTCAACCCAACTACTGTCAGACAAAACCAGTTTCACAGCACAATACTCTGTGTGCAGTTAAAGAACACACAGAAATTCAGCTGTATcactttttaatgattaaaattGTACAAAAAATAACAGTAGGATTTTACGTAGCTTGAAAAATACCCAAAGATTCAAGTAGTACATTTATTTTACCAGGCTGTTTAATGTCTCTATGGCTGATTTGTTCTCCTCTAACActtgatgaaaataaatgtgaacTAGTTATTAATCACAGGGTTTTAAAATAACTAGCTCTATAGTTAGCAAGCATTTAAAAGCAGGGTAACTTTGAGTGCACTGCAAAAGATGCAAGTTTCAAACTATAAGTCTATTTTTACGTTTACTTATATGTTTCAGTCTTTACTTCCAGCACAACTCTAATTTTCTTTGTGCTTCTAaggatttgtattttattctaaatgTTGTATCAATGAATGAACGTGAGCACCAAAGTGAGAAGACTTCATCAGCGTTGAGTTTGTACTGTGAATTGTTTCATTGATGTATCTCTGCAGTTGGCTCAGTGTCGATGAAACTAGAGATGTACTTTCTCCCttccagctctgcagcagttCTAGAATGAAGTGTTGTATCCTCTTGTACAGCCACATTTAATTGTATGTATATCCACAATATATATAAGATATAAACATGTAGTATATATCTGCAACTAGTCTGCATTAACTTTCCATAACATTATTTAAAGGCTCTTAGGTCACCATTTTTAAACCTCACATTCAGTGGTGCAGACTAATTGTACTGATGTTGTATCAGTGCTGGGAAgtagaacatttaaaataaagtatagAATAGAAACTAACTTCTCCGTCTTCTTCATGTAAGCAAAGTTGATATTTGTCTTTGACTTGCGTTTGCACGAATATGCAATCATAAACACAAGGTAACAACTCAATGCgacacattttaaagcaataaaaacatgtttaaaatacaacataatCCTAACAAAACagatgcaataaaataaaagaaaagaagagtacCAGGTTATTAAAGCAGGGGTACCACCACCTGGGATTTGGCCCCATTAAAATGATCACATTTGGCCCTGCCAGTCAGTAACGCAAGCATTCTAGTATTTTTCAAGGCATCTGACAGTCGTGCACCCTTAGAATGTGTCCCACCATTTGCTCCCTCATATGGCGCCCTGTATTAAAGTTACAGTATTAAGTGCTATGTGTGACGAGGCAGGCTGACCGTACAGTGCATTACTGTTTGAGAATTTTTTTTGGAAACTCTGATAAACATTTTTCATCCATATTTGTCTTTGCACAGGAGACTCTGTGCCTTTGTCCTGAAGGCAAAAGCTGAAAGCAGTGCTTTAATGAACAACTGTGGTCATCTAAAATGTCCTGATACAAGCGTTGAgctgcctaaccctaaccctccaTGTTGATGTGACGGCCTTTGTAGACCCACAAACTAAAACTTTGAGCAACTTGAACTTTACTAGACTTCACTTTTTCAGCGTGTTACTACTTTCACTCAAATTCAGAAGAAAATACTTTCACCACTCTACAGTGATTTGAGAACTTGAGTATCTTTGCAGATTCcgataaataatattaaatttaaaatgtaccCTTTTAAACCTTAATAGTagttaatatatttaatttgttaaGGGACCATGTGAAATACTAAACATATGTGCATGCATATAGGTCATTTGACctattgtaccagagttagcttagaGCTAGGTTACATCTGAAGTCCCTTTGTAGGTCATATATTAATCATCTCATAGCAATAAATCAGCACcggaaaaaaaagatgaaaacacaacactaaaaatagaaaatataataatttcATGAGCTTTATTGTGATTAGGATGAATTAAGTGAGACTTCTTTTTATCTGCTGTGTCAGTGAAGGAACCTGACTTTGATgcatcaaattattttattacaatATCCATTATTATGTAAACTGGATACTCTTTAGGTTGAGATGTACCTTtgtacttaaagctccagtgataCGTTTTTAACAGGTTGTGAAACAGAGCAAAATATATACTGATGCAGTTTTATGACCTACAATTGCAAACAAGACCaacagcaacaagactgactgTTTTCATATTGTAGTGTTCAATGTCTAAAGCTGCTTCGAGGGAGTAGGTGTCAGAGCAGACGATTAACATCATGCTGACAAAAAAAgcctttctttgcattttcaaCAACAAGAATTCACAACAagtgacacatttgactgttaaaatacaGCAGGATGATATTGTTTGTCCATCATTACAACCTCAACATGTACAGGCTAAGATAAGCAATGAGATGAGATTTAAATATTTgcccacagggggtgccaaaactCACACAatctgaaagttcctcacaggagctttaaagtgtaTTTCACTTTGCTTCAACTTTTAGTAAAAGTTGGAGTGCCTGGTATTTCTGAAGGACATTTCTGTCCTTCATCAATGACTTATTAACATTTGGCATTTGTAGGAAAACAAATATATAGGGATGTACTACCAAGTTTGATTTTAGCCCAAAAGTTATTATAAGGCTTTAGCTGATCaataacagaaacatttcaagattttttacaaaataaaaaataaaataagtaaataaataaaagtgacagtTTATTCCATGGTCTATAAAACTTGTTAATTGATGATCTGTGTTCAGTGAGACGCGGTAAAAACATTGGAACTGTACAAAAACCAGCTCAGTGTTACGAGCCTCGCAGCACAATGTAAGAAACCAGACGAGTCGGGGAATGCAGTAATGTTTTTCATGTGTTGTGCTGGCTGGTCGCAGTGCTGCCTCTCTATTTGTTATTCATGAAGGAAGCTGGGTGAAGAGGCCTTCTTATGATGCACATTTTTCTCCCCGCTCTCTACCCCTCTCTGCTTAAAACGCCCTGACAACTAACTGAAGGATCTGCTGTAGTTATAGTGATACTGCAATGAATCCAGCATAATAAACACAACCCCAACAGCTAATTGACATTATTGTTTCTTCTAGATCCTCATCAAATCATTCACTCAGACacgtcctctccctctctccctctctctttctttctctctctgtcggTCTTCCTCTCTTTGCCCTCTGTTGAGTCTTCAATATGCAGATCGGTCCATTTCTGCCCCCGGGCTATTTTCTTTGGTAGACTTTTGAAATATGCAAATGCTTCcaacaaaaaaattgcaaaagaaggaaagaaaaaaagaaaaccttcaTCTGGGCTCCAGGAGTTTTCCATTCAAAGAAGCAGATGATTTTTGCAGCTTGTTCCTGctcttgttcttgtttgttttgtcagtcagttacagtaaaaaatcataaaacctaacagaactgttgttgttgttgttgttgttattgcatTTCCACAACCATGAagtttattcattttcttttcagcaaaaaaaaatctcactctGATAAAGTTTGCAGCAATTATCAGTTAATAACAGGTATGCAAATTAACCAATACAACTACTTTTTTAATCAACCTATTATATATagcaaatcaaaacaaaattgaAGGTCTACACTTAACTCTTTGTTACATTATTTACTGAGTCCTGACATAAATCCACTGTGAGAAAGCCcttgacaacatttaacagtagTGGCAAGGATAAACTTCCCTTTAGATGACATATTCTGTAACCTTGTCGCTTGTCTTTTCACTTGGTGTTATGTGGTGTAATATTGTGTTGGATAGGAATTTACACTTTTCCTTTCCTATCTTGTAACATCACCAAACAGTGATTTATCTTTCAGCCGCTTCCTTCATAATGGCAATATTAAATAGTTAGTGGCTCAATGCTAAAATTAGAAGTTGTCTTACTATTGCTGAG is from Notolabrus celidotus isolate fNotCel1 chromosome 10, fNotCel1.pri, whole genome shotgun sequence and encodes:
- the pou3f3a gene encoding POU domain, class 3, transcription factor 3-A; this translates as MLWDMATATSSPYLASSRILSGPVLHSDRRGGGMQPGSPAVTTVSSGYRGDPSVKMVQSDFMQGAMVGSNGGHMLSHAHQWVTSLPHAAAAAAAAAVAAAEAGSPWPPSSQPQDVKRNREDLHPGSSLHHRSPHLGNHQAHAGSWGGSSTHISISEGQQHQQQQQSLIYSQPGGFTVNGMLSAHTGQSLMHAGLVRGESPELDHSSHHHHHHHHDHHAHHHQHHGVSHDAHSDEDTPTSDDLEHFAKQFKQRRIKLGFTQADVGLALGTLYGNVFSQTTICRFEALQLSFKNMCKLKPLLNKWLEEADSTTGSPTSIDKIATQGRKRKKRTSIEVSVKGALESHFLKCPKPAAQEINSLADTLQLEKEVVRVWFCNRRQKEKRMTPPGLPRTPEDAYSQVGSMGPDTPSPSIDCKRMYSDT